A genome region from Arachis duranensis cultivar V14167 chromosome 6, aradu.V14167.gnm2.J7QH, whole genome shotgun sequence includes the following:
- the LOC107495406 gene encoding pectinesterase inhibitor 1-like, whose translation MAMDIKPSLLSSLVALLFLLFAQSSNATNKIVEVNKICNITINPSLCSKILNSKPGDTNHADLITLANYTIGVVRSNVTNTISLIKFLIKNSTNSDAKDHYQSCLTHFDEEGALHEVEYAEKMLKAKDYQGVNVAASGVKTAVDGCVFGDSPTDPVFPDHSSLPKYAEYVKQVADIITAISNYLMGIYK comes from the coding sequence aTGGCCATGGATATCAAACCTTCGCTACTCTCTTCTTTAGTGGCGCTGCTCTTCCTTTTATTTGCTCAATCCTCAAATGCAACCAACAAAATTGTTGAAGTGAACAAAATTTGCAACATAACCATAAACCCTTCACTTTGTTCAAAAATTCTAAACTCAAAACCCGGTGATACAAACCATGCAGATCTAATTACCCTTGCAAATTACACAATTGGTGTTGTTCGTTCCAACGTTACAAACACAATTAGTCTCATTAAGTTTCTGATAAAAAATTCAACTAATTCAGATGCGAAGGATCATTACCAATCGTGTTTGACACATTTCGACGAAGAAGGCGCATTACACGAGGTGGAATACGCTGAGAAAATGCTGAAGGCGAAGGATTACCAAGGTGTTAATGTTGCTGCTTCTGGTGTTAAGACGGCGGTTGATGGTTGTGTTTTTGGTGATTCACCAACTGATCCTGTTTTTCCTGATCATTCTTCGCTACCAAAATATGCTGAATATGTAAAGCAAGTTGCTGATATTATTACTGCCATTTCTAACTATTTGATGGGTATTTATAAGTAA